One Rhodobacteraceae bacterium M385 genomic region harbors:
- a CDS encoding DUF4115 domain-containing protein: MPAFDGYDLNDVPLGDLMRGERATLGKSLLDVERELRIRATYIAAIENADVGAFQSPGFIAGYVRSYARYLNIDPEWTFRRFCDETGFRGIHGSASNQAATVKRSVSTAPRRMDPNEVMSSSRISYAQTSDSLLSRVEPGALGSVAVLVVLALGIGYGAWAILHDIQRLQIAPIDEAPALPLAQLDPLSGVQTGTPTFGGDQSFDIAMPGPEAGNTLYRPQALEAPVLTPRDGALATLNPDEVGTLPASAGTTTAAAPTIVADAGASANSAVQVTAGRADEVMIFATRPTWVRISSADGSTLYEATLNAGDSYVVPASDGAPRLRSGNAGSLYFAVNGVALGPAGTGATIVRDVELTADAVTATYQIADTEADPDLTQVASLMFDATSVPDVAPVVPATPNPAPAALAYNPTGPAPDETQAQTLALFPGIPADVAAAIHASNALPVTVQTPSATDERPIPRP, from the coding sequence ATGCCGGCGTTTGACGGCTATGACCTGAACGATGTCCCCCTTGGCGACCTGATGCGCGGCGAACGCGCCACCCTCGGCAAGTCGCTGCTTGATGTGGAGCGAGAGCTTCGCATTCGCGCCACCTACATTGCCGCCATCGAAAATGCCGATGTGGGCGCGTTCCAGTCTCCGGGCTTTATTGCGGGTTACGTGCGCTCTTACGCCCGTTACCTCAATATCGATCCCGAATGGACGTTCCGCCGCTTCTGCGATGAAACCGGGTTCCGGGGCATCCACGGCAGTGCCAGCAATCAGGCGGCTACGGTCAAACGCTCTGTCTCTACGGCGCCGCGCCGGATGGACCCGAATGAGGTCATGTCCTCGTCACGGATTTCCTACGCGCAAACAAGCGATAGCCTGCTGTCGCGGGTCGAACCCGGCGCACTGGGCTCGGTCGCTGTGCTGGTCGTTCTGGCGCTTGGCATCGGCTACGGCGCTTGGGCGATCCTGCACGACATCCAACGCCTGCAAATCGCCCCGATTGATGAAGCACCGGCCTTACCCCTCGCGCAACTCGATCCCTTGTCCGGGGTGCAGACAGGTACGCCAACGTTCGGTGGCGACCAAAGCTTTGATATCGCCATGCCGGGCCCCGAGGCGGGCAATACGCTCTACCGTCCTCAAGCCCTTGAGGCCCCGGTGCTGACACCCCGCGATGGCGCACTGGCCACCCTGAACCCCGATGAGGTCGGCACCCTGCCAGCCAGCGCAGGTACAACCACTGCCGCAGCTCCAACAATCGTGGCCGATGCAGGGGCCAGCGCGAATAGCGCCGTTCAAGTCACCGCAGGCCGAGCCGATGAGGTGATGATCTTCGCGACCCGTCCTACATGGGTCCGCATTTCCTCGGCCGATGGCTCGACCCTCTATGAGGCGACGCTCAACGCGGGCGATAGCTACGTGGTGCCCGCCTCCGATGGTGCGCCGCGCCTGCGCTCCGGCAACGCGGGCTCTCTCTATTTTGCGGTCAACGGCGTGGCGCTCGGACCCGCAGGCACAGGTGCTACAATCGTGCGCGACGTGGAACTTACCGCCGATGCGGTAACGGCCACCTATCAAATCGCCGATACCGAGGCTGACCCAGACCTCACCCAAGTCGCCTCCTTGATGTTCGACGCCACATCCGTGCCCGATGTGGCCCCCGTTGTGCCCGCCACGCCCAACCCGGCCCCGGCGGCTCTGGCCTACAACCCCACAGGCCCCGCGCCCGACGAGACCCAGGCACAGACCCTCGCGCTGTTCCCCGGTATCCCCGCCGATGTCGCCGCCGCCATCCACGCCAGCAACGCGCTGCCGGTGACGGTGCAGACCCCCTCGGCCACGGATGAGCGTCCGATCCCACGCCCCTAA
- the hemA gene encoding 5-aminolevulinate synthase: MNYDSALDSALGKLHDEGRYRTFIDIERRKGQFPHAVWKKPDGSEQEITVWCGNDYLGMGQHPVVLEAMHEALEATGAGSGGTRNISGTTVYHKALEAELCDLHGKEAALVFTSAYIANDATLSTLPKLFPGLIIYSDALNHASMIEGVRRNGGAKRIFRHNDVAHLRELLEADDPAAPKLIAFESIYSMDGDFGPIKELCDLADEFGALTYLDEVHAVGLYGPRGAGVAERDGLMDRLDIINGTLGKAFGVHGGYIAASEKMCDAVRSYAPGFIFTTSIPPAVAAGAAASVRHLKTDQALRDLHQERAAVLKLRLKGMGLPVIDHGSHIVPVMVGNPVHTKAISDALLADFGIYAQPINYPTVPRGTERLRFTPSPVHDMGMIDGLVRAMDGLWSHCALNRQELAG; encoded by the coding sequence GTGAACTACGATTCCGCGCTCGATTCTGCCCTTGGCAAGCTGCACGATGAAGGCCGCTACCGGACCTTCATTGATATTGAGCGTCGTAAAGGCCAGTTCCCCCACGCTGTCTGGAAAAAGCCCGACGGGTCCGAGCAGGAAATCACCGTTTGGTGTGGCAACGACTACCTTGGCATGGGCCAGCATCCGGTGGTTCTGGAAGCGATGCACGAGGCGCTGGAAGCCACGGGCGCAGGCTCGGGCGGGACGCGCAACATTTCCGGCACGACCGTGTACCACAAGGCGCTGGAGGCAGAGCTTTGCGATCTGCACGGCAAGGAAGCGGCGCTGGTTTTCACCTCGGCCTATATCGCCAATGACGCGACGCTTTCCACGCTGCCGAAGCTGTTTCCCGGCCTGATCATCTATTCCGACGCGCTCAACCATGCCTCCATGATCGAAGGCGTGCGCCGCAATGGCGGGGCCAAGCGCATCTTCCGCCACAACGATGTGGCGCACCTGCGCGAGTTGCTGGAGGCCGACGATCCCGCCGCGCCCAAGCTGATCGCGTTTGAATCGATCTATTCCATGGATGGCGATTTCGGGCCGATCAAGGAGCTCTGCGATCTGGCCGACGAATTCGGCGCTCTGACCTACCTCGATGAAGTCCATGCCGTGGGCCTATACGGTCCGCGCGGGGCCGGGGTGGCCGAACGGGACGGCCTGATGGACCGCCTCGACATCATCAACGGCACCTTGGGCAAGGCGTTTGGCGTCCACGGTGGCTATATCGCGGCCTCTGAAAAGATGTGTGACGCGGTGCGCAGCTACGCGCCCGGTTTCATCTTCACCACCTCCATTCCGCCAGCGGTTGCGGCGGGGGCGGCGGCCTCGGTGCGGCACTTGAAGACGGATCAAGCCCTGCGTGATCTGCACCAGGAACGTGCTGCCGTGCTGAAACTGCGCCTGAAGGGCATGGGACTGCCGGTGATTGACCACGGCAGCCACATCGTTCCTGTAATGGTCGGCAACCCCGTCCACACCAAAGCCATTTCCGATGCGCTTCTGGCCGATTTCGGCATCTATGCGCAGCCGATCAATTACCCGACCGTGCCCCGCGGGACCGAGCGTTTGCGCTTCACCCCTTCTCCGGTGCACGACATGGGCATGATCGACGGGCTGGTGCGGGCAATGGATGGCCTTTGGTCCCACTGCGCATTGAACCGGCAGGAACTGGCGGGCTGA
- a CDS encoding HNH endonuclease: protein MTKLVLMHKADSIYEDEPDVVYDFPRAYLKAASEAVGDWIVYYEPVKAGPRGYFAVAKIDRVIPKPGVEGRFLAMIAPGTFLPFDQNVPRLVKGRPLESALTEPDGTPKKGGAIQRAVRRLPEPDFARIVNLGLPQDLEQIEATRYEPQGATLNEGAQIFRRPVLERLTRRPYRDVAFRRKVREAYDYRCAMSGLMLRNGGGRPEVQAAHIRPVEHQGSDSVRNGLALSGTLHWMFDRGLISVADDCQTILVSHNKVPSDVVTRLLPKNGKLVRPVDERNTPHPENLRWHRENVFGRALEGEPAPWG from the coding sequence ATGACAAAGTTGGTACTGATGCATAAGGCGGACTCGATCTACGAAGATGAGCCGGACGTCGTCTATGATTTCCCGCGCGCCTACCTGAAAGCGGCATCAGAGGCTGTGGGAGATTGGATCGTCTACTACGAACCGGTTAAAGCTGGCCCACGCGGCTATTTCGCCGTGGCCAAGATCGACCGCGTCATTCCCAAGCCGGGCGTCGAGGGCCGGTTCCTCGCGATGATTGCGCCCGGAACCTTCCTGCCCTTCGACCAGAACGTGCCCCGCCTGGTAAAGGGGCGCCCCCTGGAAAGTGCCCTCACTGAGCCAGACGGCACGCCGAAGAAAGGGGGCGCCATTCAACGCGCCGTGCGCCGACTGCCCGAGCCCGACTTCGCCCGCATCGTGAACCTCGGCCTGCCGCAGGACCTCGAGCAGATTGAAGCGACCCGCTATGAACCGCAAGGCGCAACCCTCAACGAAGGGGCGCAGATCTTTCGGCGCCCGGTGCTGGAGCGTCTTACCCGAAGACCCTATCGTGATGTCGCCTTTCGCCGGAAAGTCCGAGAGGCCTACGACTATCGGTGTGCCATGTCGGGCCTGATGCTCCGCAACGGCGGCGGCCGGCCGGAAGTCCAGGCGGCCCACATCCGACCCGTCGAGCATCAGGGCAGCGATTCCGTTCGCAACGGGCTCGCCTTGTCAGGCACATTGCATTGGATGTTCGACCGTGGGCTGATCTCGGTCGCCGACGACTGCCAAACCATCCTCGTCTCTCACAACAAGGTGCCCAGCGACGTGGTGACCCGCCTTCTGCCCAAGAACGGGAAGCTTGTCCGCCCCGTCGATGAGCGCAATACGCCCCACCCCGAAAACCTCCGATGGCACCGCGAGAATGTATTCGGGCGCGCGTTGGAGGGAGAACCTGCCCCATGGGGGTAA
- a CDS encoding M20/M25/M40 family metallo-hydrolase, giving the protein MTLDAVLARVDADLDAATERLMTLLRVPSISTDPAYDGDVAQAAQILADDLSELGFDASVRETTGHPMVVAHGNDAGPHVLFYGHYDVQPVDPLALWNRDPFDPVIEEQNGKPVIRARGASDDKGQLMTFIEACRAWKAVTGKLPAKVTIFLEGEEESGSPSLVPFMEAHADELKAEVAFICDTGLFAEGVPAIVTQLRGMMKEELTITGPSIDLHSGMFGGIAMNPIRVLSGILAGLHDENGAVTVPGFYDDVPEISEALRKSWDKLNFDAQEFLAPVGLSAPAGEVGRTPLEMIWSRPTAEVNGIWGGYTGAGFKTVLPSQAHAKVSFRLVAGQDPVRLHDNFVAWVEAQLPPDCTASFAPAIGSPASQMDTSHPIFETTLKALSDEWPGDAAFIGCGGSIPVAGYFKEILGMDSVLAGFGKDDDAIHSPNEKYDVESFHRGIRSWARVLGGLAQG; this is encoded by the coding sequence ATGACCCTCGATGCCGTTCTCGCCCGTGTGGACGCCGATCTGGATGCCGCAACAGAGCGTCTGATGACGCTGCTGCGCGTGCCCTCAATCTCGACCGATCCGGCCTATGATGGCGATGTGGCGCAGGCGGCGCAGATCTTGGCCGATGACCTGAGCGAGCTTGGGTTCGACGCCTCGGTGCGAGAGACAACGGGACACCCGATGGTGGTGGCCCATGGCAATGACGCGGGGCCGCACGTGCTGTTCTACGGCCACTATGATGTGCAACCGGTGGACCCGCTGGCGCTGTGGAACCGCGACCCCTTTGATCCGGTGATAGAGGAGCAAAACGGCAAGCCCGTGATCCGCGCCCGTGGGGCGTCGGACGACAAAGGCCAGTTGATGACCTTCATCGAAGCGTGCCGCGCGTGGAAAGCGGTGACCGGGAAGTTGCCCGCCAAGGTGACGATCTTTCTGGAAGGCGAAGAGGAAAGCGGCTCGCCGTCGTTGGTGCCGTTCATGGAGGCCCATGCGGACGAGTTGAAAGCGGAAGTGGCCTTCATCTGCGACACGGGCCTGTTTGCCGAGGGCGTGCCCGCGATCGTGACGCAATTGCGCGGGATGATGAAGGAAGAGCTGACCATCACGGGGCCAAGCATCGACCTGCATTCCGGCATGTTCGGCGGCATCGCGATGAACCCGATCCGGGTGTTGTCGGGCATTTTGGCGGGCCTGCACGACGAAAACGGCGCCGTCACGGTGCCGGGCTTCTACGATGACGTGCCCGAGATCAGCGAGGCCTTGCGGAAAAGTTGGGACAAGCTGAATTTCGACGCGCAGGAGTTCCTGGCCCCCGTAGGGTTGAGCGCGCCTGCGGGCGAAGTGGGGCGCACACCGCTAGAGATGATCTGGTCGCGCCCCACGGCAGAGGTCAACGGCATCTGGGGCGGCTACACCGGCGCGGGGTTCAAGACGGTCCTGCCTTCGCAGGCCCACGCCAAGGTCAGCTTCCGGTTGGTGGCAGGCCAAGACCCTGTGCGATTGCACGACAATTTCGTGGCCTGGGTCGAGGCGCAATTGCCGCCCGACTGCACCGCCAGCTTCGCGCCCGCCATCGGCTCTCCGGCCAGTCAGATGGACACGAGCCACCCGATCTTCGAGACAACGCTGAAGGCACTTAGCGACGAATGGCCCGGCGATGCCGCGTTCATCGGCTGCGGCGGCTCGATCCCCGTGGCCGGCTATTTCAAAGAGATCCTCGGCATGGACTCGGTGCTGGCCGGCTTCGGCAAGGATGACGACGCCATCCATTCGCCCAATGAGAAGTACGACGTGGAAAGCTTCCACCGCGGCATCCGGTCCTGGGCGCGGGTCTTGGGCGGCTTGGCGCAGGGGTAA
- a CDS encoding cytochrome P460 family protein codes for MYTRLFLSAALVAATSSVAFADAHSCTFEADILDFTQDQIDALYDCVSDELLENYQSGDNEIAAVYRDWGHAQTGPAAPGFHGGRFLNTFVNDVGFDAYVQYEEDDETFEMPVGSVIAKESYTLRDGAPRRGPLFIMTRAETADYPDTDGWVYSAVQPNGDPMGISQSFCHDCHGGYTHSDSLGYPAFDVRLSQ; via the coding sequence ATGTACACCCGCCTTTTCCTTTCCGCCGCCCTCGTAGCGGCCACCAGCAGCGTGGCTTTTGCCGACGCGCATTCTTGCACGTTCGAGGCTGATATCCTCGATTTCACCCAAGATCAGATTGACGCGTTGTACGACTGCGTAAGCGACGAATTGCTGGAGAACTACCAATCCGGCGACAATGAAATCGCCGCCGTGTACCGCGACTGGGGACACGCCCAAACCGGCCCCGCCGCGCCCGGCTTTCACGGGGGCCGCTTCCTGAATACCTTCGTCAACGACGTGGGCTTTGACGCTTACGTTCAATACGAAGAGGACGACGAAACCTTCGAGATGCCCGTAGGCTCTGTCATTGCCAAGGAAAGCTACACTCTGCGCGACGGCGCACCGCGCCGGGGTCCGCTGTTCATTATGACCCGTGCCGAAACCGCCGATTACCCCGATACCGATGGCTGGGTCTATTCCGCGGTGCAGCCCAATGGCGATCCCATGGGGATCTCGCAAAGCTTTTGCCACGACTGCCACGGCGGCTACACACATTCCGACAGCCTCGGCTATCCGGCCTTCGATGTACGTTTGAGCCAATAA